In Thermodesulfovibrio aggregans, the following proteins share a genomic window:
- a CDS encoding TldD/PmbA family protein — translation MLQPLILNEILSKIPKVQFEWEIYFFKRKVYSVEGKDLDIDKKKEAIRDFFSIRVIKDKKAGFTSCSEIEKVPEAFQRAIEIANISEPDEFLDLPIPEQIKQVEVFDEQLIRLKESLPRILINMQKSAFFDRKIKKLRNAEINITVDEKGIVNSKGLSVYQPFTSITAHIIAIAEDSESQMGWAFRAERFLKNLNFEEVAREAAQKALMLLNPQKIKPFKGFAVLDPSVSSEFLELISQSLSAENYLMGKSLFAEKLGKTVINEKLNIIDNGLIPERFGSTPFDAEGVPSQEKFLIKNGVLISLLHNTYTAKRSGTLSTGNAVRTERGLSVGPTNLYLQSVETTIEDIIKEVDRGIYILEVMGMHTANPVSGEFSVGISGIYIENGELKHPVKEAVYSGNVLELFKNIKAVGNDLKFFGNIGSPTLLVEGADISG, via the coding sequence ATGCTTCAGCCACTTATTTTGAATGAAATTTTAAGCAAAATCCCTAAAGTTCAATTTGAGTGGGAGATTTATTTTTTTAAGAGAAAAGTTTATTCAGTAGAAGGCAAGGATTTAGATATTGATAAAAAAAAGGAAGCAATAAGGGATTTTTTTTCAATAAGAGTAATAAAGGATAAAAAAGCAGGATTTACAAGTTGTTCTGAAATAGAGAAAGTTCCTGAAGCTTTTCAACGGGCAATTGAAATTGCCAATATATCTGAACCAGACGAGTTTTTGGACCTTCCTATCCCTGAACAGATAAAACAGGTAGAGGTCTTTGATGAACAATTAATAAGGTTGAAAGAAAGTTTGCCTCGTATATTGATTAATATGCAAAAATCGGCTTTTTTTGACCGAAAAATAAAAAAACTCAGAAATGCAGAGATAAATATAACAGTTGATGAAAAAGGTATAGTAAATTCAAAAGGACTTTCTGTTTATCAGCCATTTACCTCAATTACAGCACACATAATCGCAATTGCTGAGGATTCAGAATCCCAGATGGGATGGGCTTTTAGGGCAGAAAGATTTTTAAAAAATCTTAATTTTGAAGAAGTTGCAAGAGAAGCAGCGCAAAAAGCTTTAATGCTTCTTAATCCCCAGAAAATTAAACCTTTTAAAGGATTTGCAGTGTTAGACCCATCTGTTTCTTCTGAGTTTCTTGAACTTATAAGTCAATCCCTTTCAGCAGAAAACTATTTAATGGGTAAATCTTTATTTGCAGAAAAACTTGGCAAGACTGTTATAAATGAAAAACTGAATATTATTGATAATGGATTAATTCCTGAGAGATTTGGTTCGACTCCCTTTGATGCTGAAGGAGTTCCTTCACAGGAAAAGTTTTTGATAAAAAATGGGGTTTTAATTTCACTTTTACACAATACATATACAGCAAAGCGCTCAGGAACTTTGTCTACTGGAAATGCTGTAAGGACAGAAAGAGGATTATCAGTAGGTCCTACAAATTTATATCTTCAGTCAGTAGAAACTACTATAGAAGATATTATAAAAGAGGTTGACAGAGGAATTTATATTTTAGAAGTTATGGGTATGCATACAGCTAATCCTGTTAGTGGAGAATTTTCAGTAGGAATTTCAGGTATCTATATAGAAAATGGAGAGTTAAAACATCCTGTAAAGGAGGCAGTATATTCTGGAAATGTTCTGGAACTTTTTAAAAACATTAAAGCAGTAGGTAATGATTTAAAATTCTTTGGAAATATAGGCTCACCAACCCTCCTTGTTGAGGGTGCAGATATATCTGGTTAA
- the nadA gene encoding quinolinate synthase NadA, whose protein sequence is MDKTIVEEIKKLKKQRNAIILAHNYQREEIQDIADFVGDSLELSKKATQVQCDVIVFCGVHFMAETAAILNPDKTVLLPEIEAGCPMADTVNIRELKEWIKKYPNSPVISYVNTTAEVKSLSYACCTSANAPQIVKAVPFDSIIFVPDKNLADWAKKQVPEKEIIPWNGFCPTHHMIKKDDVIRAKNIYPDALVVVHPECRPEVIELADHVASTSGMVRFAKSSQAKEFIIGTEIGLLYRLRKENPDKKFYPLKTNMICPNMKITTLESVLRALKENKYIIQVPEDIRLKAYEAVQRMFNLMS, encoded by the coding sequence ATGGATAAAACAATAGTAGAAGAAATAAAAAAACTTAAAAAACAAAGGAATGCCATAATTCTTGCTCACAACTATCAGCGTGAGGAAATACAGGATATTGCCGATTTTGTTGGAGACTCTCTTGAATTAAGTAAAAAGGCAACTCAAGTTCAATGTGATGTTATTGTGTTCTGTGGAGTTCACTTTATGGCTGAAACTGCTGCAATTCTTAATCCTGATAAAACAGTACTTCTTCCCGAAATTGAAGCTGGATGCCCCATGGCAGATACGGTAAATATTAGAGAACTTAAAGAATGGATAAAGAAATATCCTAACTCACCTGTTATTTCCTATGTTAATACCACTGCCGAAGTAAAATCATTAAGCTATGCCTGCTGTACATCTGCCAATGCTCCCCAGATTGTAAAGGCAGTTCCTTTCGATTCAATCATTTTTGTTCCTGATAAAAATCTTGCTGACTGGGCAAAAAAGCAGGTTCCTGAAAAAGAGATTATCCCATGGAATGGCTTTTGTCCAACTCATCACATGATAAAAAAGGATGATGTTATTCGTGCAAAAAATATTTACCCAGATGCTTTAGTTGTGGTTCATCCTGAGTGTCGTCCTGAAGTTATTGAGCTTGCAGATCATGTTGCCTCTACAAGTGGAATGGTAAGGTTTGCAAAATCATCTCAAGCTAAAGAATTTATAATTGGCACAGAAATTGGACTTCTTTACAGATTGAGAAAAGAAAACCCAGATAAAAAGTTTTATCCTCTCAAAACTAACATGATATGTCCAAATATGAAAATAACTACCCTTGAAAGTGTTCTTAGAGCATTAAAAGAAAATAAGTACATTATTCAAGTTCCTGAGGATATAAGATTAAAGGCTTACGAAGCAGTTCAAAGAATGTTCAATCTTATGTCTTGA
- a CDS encoding class I SAM-dependent methyltransferase: MLKEIIIEKIKNHGPIPFDEFMEIALYYPDLGYYTKPDTKIGRQGDFFTASHLCSTFGFLLSKQIENFYHKLKCFEDFTITEIGPGMGYLAKDILETLSISVKYNLVEINPSLIEIQKQNLNHYLDKTNWYKSIDKLSPFVGVFICNEVFDALPVRVFEINTSTEMMEVYVDFKNDELTETLLPCRDETREYIEEFAPWILKIKGYRSEVNLKMKSLIETLSEKFEKGYVLIFDYGYLAEEYYCSERKRGTLLCYYKHTINENPYTNIGSQDITAHVNFTALKKWAEDSGFECVGYFSQSNYLISLCDEKVLGEIYQKNLIQHFKRLVLPQGMGESHRVMILSKT; the protein is encoded by the coding sequence ATGCTTAAAGAGATAATTATTGAGAAAATAAAAAACCATGGACCAATCCCCTTTGATGAATTCATGGAAATTGCTCTTTATTATCCTGACCTTGGCTATTATACAAAGCCTGATACGAAAATTGGCAGACAGGGAGATTTTTTTACAGCATCCCATTTATGTTCAACATTTGGTTTTCTTTTAAGCAAACAGATAGAAAATTTTTATCACAAACTTAAATGTTTTGAAGATTTTACGATTACTGAAATAGGTCCTGGCATGGGATATCTTGCAAAGGATATTCTTGAAACTCTCTCTATTTCAGTAAAATATAATCTCGTAGAGATAAATCCTTCATTGATAGAGATTCAAAAACAAAATTTAAATCACTATCTTGATAAAACCAATTGGTACAAATCAATTGATAAACTATCTCCCTTTGTCGGGGTGTTTATATGTAATGAAGTTTTTGATGCTTTACCTGTAAGAGTTTTTGAGATCAATACCTCAACAGAGATGATGGAAGTCTATGTAGATTTTAAAAATGATGAATTAACTGAAACTCTTCTGCCATGTAGAGATGAAACTCGTGAGTATATTGAAGAGTTTGCACCATGGATTTTAAAAATAAAGGGTTATCGTTCAGAAGTAAACTTAAAAATGAAATCTTTAATTGAAACTCTGAGTGAAAAATTTGAAAAAGGTTATGTTTTAATTTTTGATTATGGATACTTAGCGGAAGAATACTACTGTTCTGAAAGAAAAAGAGGAACGCTTCTTTGCTATTATAAGCACACAATTAATGAAAATCCATACACTAACATAGGTAGCCAGGATATTACAGCCCATGTTAATTTTACAGCCCTAAAAAAATGGGCAGAGGACTCAGGATTTGAATGTGTTGGATATTTTTCTCAGAGCAACTATCTGATCTCACTTTGTGATGAAAAAGTTTTAGGTGAAATCTATCAAAAAAATCTAATACAGCATTTTAAAAGACTTGTACTCCCCCAGGGAATGGGGGAGTCCCATAGAGTTATGATTTTATCCAAAACTTAA
- a CDS encoding lytic transglycosylase domain-containing protein has product MFNFLSILLFFFFFIGSAFADRICVQIIDGQRVYTNLCENLKKSYKPQKIHQYKTVSGISRQELEKIVEEKSRFYGVDPKLIKEMIREESGWNPNAVSPKGAIGIMQLMPGTAILMGVKDPFDPVQNIDGGIRYMKYLLEKFNGNFQLALAAYNAGPSLVESLGRIPNIAETQNYVRKISLRYSGSSPHYKIGKPIKAVVLSDGTVVYTNREDLYIWIKQ; this is encoded by the coding sequence ATGTTTAATTTCTTATCAATTCTATTATTTTTCTTTTTTTTCATCGGCTCTGCTTTTGCTGATAGAATTTGTGTTCAGATCATTGATGGTCAAAGAGTTTATACAAATCTCTGTGAAAACTTAAAAAAGTCATACAAACCTCAAAAGATTCATCAGTATAAGACAGTTTCAGGGATATCAAGACAGGAACTTGAAAAAATCGTTGAGGAAAAATCAAGGTTTTATGGAGTAGATCCTAAGTTAATAAAAGAGATGATAAGGGAAGAAAGTGGATGGAATCCTAATGCAGTATCTCCAAAAGGTGCCATAGGAATTATGCAACTTATGCCAGGCACAGCAATTCTGATGGGTGTTAAAGATCCCTTTGATCCTGTTCAAAACATAGATGGTGGAATAAGATATATGAAGTATCTTCTTGAAAAATTTAATGGTAACTTTCAACTTGCTCTTGCTGCCTATAATGCTGGACCAAGTCTTGTGGAAAGTCTTGGAAGAATCCCTAACATTGCAGAAACACAAAACTATGTAAGAAAAATATCTTTAAGATACTCAGGAAGTTCACCCCATTATAAAATTGGAAAACCAATTAAAGCTGTAGTGCTCTCTGATGGAACAGTAGTATACACTAACAGGGAGGATCTTTATATATGGATAAAACAATAG
- a CDS encoding co-chaperone GroES yields MKIKPLKDRVVVKFASEELEKTPGGIYVPDVAKEKPQKGTVLEVGSEVKEVKVGDTVLFDKYAGTKIKIDDVEYLIIKEEEILGIVEK; encoded by the coding sequence ATGAAGATTAAGCCACTAAAAGACAGAGTAGTTGTAAAATTCGCATCAGAAGAACTTGAAAAGACACCTGGAGGAATTTATGTACCTGATGTGGCGAAAGAAAAGCCCCAGAAGGGTACAGTTCTTGAGGTTGGCTCTGAGGTAAAAGAAGTAAAAGTTGGTGATACTGTTCTTTTTGACAAATATGCAGGCACAAAAATCAAGATTGACGATGTTGAGTACTTAATTATCAAAGAAGAAGAAATACTTGGAATAGTAGAAAAATAA
- the hpt gene encoding hypoxanthine phosphoribosyltransferase — translation MFIGTPLISEEQIQKKVKELAHKISLDYADKDLLAIGILKGSFMFFSDLIRWIKSPLRVDFIVASSYIKDKSSGEVKIHYFPREEIQGKDILLVDDIIDTGISLKIIREKILSLNPSSLKICVFLDKAERRVVDVPVDYIGFKIPNKFVVGYGLDYQEMFRNLPYITIFKKEVK, via the coding sequence ATGTTTATAGGAACACCGCTTATTTCAGAAGAGCAGATTCAGAAAAAAGTTAAAGAGCTTGCTCATAAAATTTCCCTTGATTATGCCGACAAGGATCTTCTTGCAATAGGTATTTTAAAGGGTTCTTTCATGTTTTTTTCAGATCTTATAAGATGGATTAAATCACCATTAAGGGTGGATTTCATTGTTGCGTCGAGTTATATAAAAGATAAATCTTCAGGTGAAGTAAAGATTCATTACTTTCCAAGAGAAGAAATTCAAGGGAAGGATATACTTCTTGTTGATGATATTATTGATACGGGAATTTCTTTAAAAATCATTAGAGAAAAAATTCTGTCTTTAAATCCCTCTTCATTGAAAATATGTGTTTTTCTTGATAAAGCTGAAAGAAGAGTTGTTGATGTTCCTGTTGATTATATTGGTTTTAAAATCCCTAACAAATTCGTGGTAGGGTATGGACTTGACTATCAAGAAATGTTCAGAAATCTTCCTTATATAACGATATTCAAGAAAGAAGTTAAATAA
- the queD gene encoding 6-carboxytetrahydropterin synthase QueD, whose product MYKLKIITGFDAAHQLRGYKGKCENIHGHNWKVEVEVFAENLNEIGIAIDFKELRKITEDVISELDHSFINQVHPFNEINPSSENIARWIYMSLKDRLSTTPVRLHSVTVWESDYASATYFE is encoded by the coding sequence ATGTACAAATTAAAAATAATCACAGGTTTTGATGCTGCTCATCAGTTAAGGGGTTACAAGGGCAAATGTGAGAACATTCATGGGCATAACTGGAAAGTTGAAGTAGAGGTATTTGCTGAAAATCTTAATGAAATAGGCATTGCAATTGATTTTAAAGAATTAAGGAAAATTACAGAAGATGTTATTTCTGAGCTTGATCATTCCTTTATAAATCAAGTCCACCCATTTAACGAAATAAATCCTTCAAGTGAAAATATAGCAAGGTGGATATATATGTCTTTGAAAGATAGATTAAGCACAACTCCAGTAAGACTTCATAGTGTGACTGTGTGGGAGTCAGATTATGCTTCAGCCACTTATTTTGAATGA
- a CDS encoding acyl-CoA dehydrogenase family protein: MDYFLTEEQRMIKDLARQIAEEHVKPVRAELDETGEFPWEIMKILAQADMFRVFIPEEYGGLGTGALELCLVVEELSRVCLGVSTTYAANALGTYPILLFGTEEQKKKYLPDIADGKRLVAFALTEPNAGSDAGGIQTTATKDGDYYILNGRKQWITNGGEAEIYTVIALTDKTKGPRGASAFIVEKGTPGFSFGKKENKMGIRASATRELIFEDCRVPKENMLGREGMGFIVAMKTLDQSRVGVGAQGVGVAQGAFEEAAKFAKQRIQFGQPVISFQAVQHMLADMAIQIEAARALVYSVARYIDSGAKDITKASAMAKTFATDVAMKVTVDAVQIMGGSGYMKDYPVEKMMRDAKILQIYEGTNQIQRNVIGQAIIKELTKAGI, encoded by the coding sequence GTGGATTACTTTTTAACTGAAGAACAGAGGATGATAAAAGACCTTGCAAGACAAATCGCTGAGGAGCATGTTAAACCAGTTAGAGCAGAACTTGATGAGACAGGTGAGTTTCCCTGGGAGATTATGAAAATTTTGGCTCAGGCAGACATGTTCAGAGTATTCATTCCAGAGGAATATGGAGGGCTGGGCACAGGAGCTCTTGAACTCTGTCTCGTGGTAGAGGAACTATCCCGTGTCTGCCTCGGTGTTTCTACAACCTATGCTGCAAATGCTTTGGGAACATATCCTATTCTTCTTTTTGGAACTGAAGAACAGAAGAAAAAATATTTGCCCGATATAGCTGATGGAAAAAGACTGGTTGCTTTTGCCCTTACAGAGCCAAATGCTGGAAGCGATGCAGGAGGAATTCAAACAACTGCTACAAAGGATGGAGATTACTATATTCTTAATGGAAGAAAACAGTGGATAACAAATGGTGGTGAAGCAGAGATTTATACAGTTATTGCACTGACAGATAAAACTAAGGGTCCAAGAGGTGCGTCAGCATTCATTGTTGAAAAAGGGACTCCTGGTTTCAGTTTTGGAAAAAAAGAAAACAAAATGGGAATAAGAGCATCTGCTACAAGGGAATTGATATTTGAAGACTGTAGAGTTCCGAAAGAAAACATGCTTGGCAGAGAAGGTATGGGATTTATTGTTGCAATGAAAACACTTGACCAGAGTAGGGTTGGTGTGGGAGCTCAGGGAGTTGGAGTTGCTCAGGGTGCTTTTGAGGAAGCTGCAAAGTTTGCCAAACAGAGAATACAATTTGGTCAGCCAGTAATAAGCTTTCAGGCAGTTCAGCACATGCTTGCTGATATGGCAATTCAGATCGAAGCTGCAAGAGCACTTGTTTACTCTGTTGCAAGATACATTGATTCTGGAGCAAAAGATATTACAAAAGCTTCTGCAATGGCAAAGACATTTGCAACAGATGTAGCAATGAAAGTAACAGTTGATGCAGTTCAGATTATGGGTGGTTCAGGATACATGAAGGATTATCCTGTTGAAAAGATGATGAGAGACGCAAAAATTCTTCAGATTTATGAAGGAACCAATCAGATTCAGAGAAATGTAATAGGGCAGGCAATTATAAAAGAACTTACAAAAGCAGGGATTTAG
- the groL gene encoding chaperonin GroEL (60 kDa chaperone family; promotes refolding of misfolded polypeptides especially under stressful conditions; forms two stacked rings of heptamers to form a barrel-shaped 14mer; ends can be capped by GroES; misfolded proteins enter the barrel where they are refolded when GroES binds): protein MAAKQLIFGDAARQAILKGVTILTDAVKATLGPRGRNVVIERKFGSPNVTKDGVTVAKEIDLKDPFENMGAQLVREVASKTSDVAGDGTTTATVLAYAIYKEGLKYVSAGANSMDLKRGIDKAVEAVVEELKKISKPVADKKEIAQVGTISANNDASIGELIAEAMDKVGKDGVITVEEAKGMATTLDIVEGMQFDRGYISPYFITDPERLECVLEDAFILIHDKKISSMKDLLPILEQIARMGKPLLIIAEDVEGEALATLVVNKLRGVLQVCAVKAPGFGERRKAMLEDIAILTGGTVISEDLGIKLENVKIDDLGRAKKIIVDKDNTTIVEGAGDPQKIQGRIKQIKVQIEETTSDYDREKLQERLAKLAGGVARINVGAATEAEMKEKKARVEDALNATRAAVEEGIVPGGGVALLRCQKALENLKAENHDQQLGIEIVKKALEEPIKQIISNAGVEATLIVEKVKENTNINFGYDAYQEKFVDMMEAGIIDPTKVTRTALQNAASVAGLMLTTEVLVAEIPEEEKKPPMPSPDMY from the coding sequence ATGGCAGCAAAGCAGTTAATATTTGGTGATGCAGCAAGACAGGCTATTCTTAAAGGTGTTACAATTCTTACTGATGCTGTAAAAGCAACATTGGGACCAAGAGGAAGAAATGTAGTAATTGAGAGGAAGTTTGGTTCTCCCAATGTAACAAAAGATGGAGTTACAGTTGCTAAAGAGATAGACCTCAAAGATCCTTTTGAGAACATGGGTGCACAGCTTGTCAGAGAAGTTGCCTCCAAGACCTCTGATGTGGCAGGTGATGGAACGACAACTGCAACTGTATTAGCCTATGCGATTTACAAAGAAGGTCTCAAGTATGTTTCAGCCGGTGCCAATTCAATGGATCTCAAAAGAGGAATTGACAAAGCTGTTGAGGCAGTAGTTGAAGAACTCAAAAAGATTTCTAAACCTGTTGCAGATAAAAAAGAGATTGCACAGGTAGGAACTATTTCAGCAAACAATGATGCTTCAATTGGTGAACTTATTGCTGAGGCAATGGACAAGGTTGGAAAAGACGGTGTTATCACTGTTGAAGAAGCAAAGGGAATGGCTACAACCCTTGATATAGTTGAAGGAATGCAGTTTGACCGTGGATATATTTCCCCATACTTTATAACTGATCCTGAGCGCCTTGAGTGTGTTCTTGAGGATGCCTTCATTTTAATTCACGACAAAAAGATTTCCAGCATGAAAGATTTGCTCCCAATTCTTGAGCAGATCGCAAGAATGGGCAAACCTCTTTTAATTATTGCTGAAGATGTAGAGGGCGAAGCTCTTGCAACATTGGTTGTAAACAAACTCAGAGGAGTGCTTCAGGTTTGTGCAGTCAAAGCACCTGGATTTGGAGAGAGAAGAAAGGCAATGCTTGAGGATATTGCTATCCTCACAGGTGGAACAGTAATTTCAGAGGACCTTGGAATAAAGCTTGAAAACGTAAAGATTGATGATCTCGGAAGAGCAAAGAAAATCATTGTTGATAAAGACAATACCACAATCGTAGAGGGAGCAGGAGATCCTCAGAAGATTCAGGGAAGAATTAAACAGATAAAGGTTCAGATTGAAGAGACAACTTCTGACTATGATCGTGAAAAACTTCAGGAGAGACTTGCAAAACTCGCAGGTGGAGTTGCAAGAATCAATGTAGGTGCTGCAACTGAAGCAGAAATGAAAGAAAAGAAAGCAAGAGTAGAGGATGCACTGAATGCAACCAGAGCTGCAGTTGAAGAGGGAATTGTACCCGGTGGTGGAGTAGCATTGCTGAGATGCCAGAAAGCTCTTGAGAATTTAAAAGCTGAAAATCACGATCAGCAGCTTGGTATTGAGATTGTCAAGAAAGCTCTTGAAGAGCCAATAAAGCAGATTATATCAAATGCTGGTGTAGAGGCAACACTCATTGTTGAAAAAGTAAAGGAAAACACCAACATTAACTTTGGATACGATGCATATCAGGAAAAATTTGTTGATATGATGGAAGCAGGTATTATTGATCCAACAAAAGTTACAAGAACAGCTCTTCAGAATGCTGCATCTGTTGCAGGATTAATGCTTACAACAGAAGTGCTTGTAGCTGAAATTCCAGAGGAAGAAAAGAAACCTCCAATGCCATCACCTGATATGTACTAA
- a CDS encoding ABC1 kinase family protein, giving the protein MDFFKIKKTYYSAKRFQEIVNVFIKHGFGQIIDQIHLGRFIALKKRIKTFGRWPYYKITAPERLRIAFEELGPTFIKLGQLLSSRPDLVTIAYAQEFKKLQDRVAPFESEKIYEVIEKELGVSIEKVFHSINPEPIGSASIAQVHEAVLKDGKEVIVKVRRPGIKQQIMLDLTILHNLAKLIEKYIPESKIFDPIGIVEEFSRAITKEIDFRREASNAIVFRENFKDSPNVYIPYVFKEFTTEKILVMEKVKGVRIDDVESLNKKGFNIERLLNNLIEMYFKQIFDHGFFHADPHPGNILVMDNSSIALIDFGIVQRIDEEFKEIYANIALAIINQNTDKLINEYLKLGIIPEEIDKEKLKRELKEDLEDLLFPLYTYKIEEIRISELIESIMKVALKHRLRFLPELLLIDKVLIMLEGLTRELCPKISIIELLKPYAKKIISKRLQPDFYLKKTLKALNEFKEAAVNIPFQLKTLLRKAVKDEITIRMYHVNLPEFIKDIDKASNKISFALIVSAMILSSAIMHAAEVKPLVHGISVFGLITGIFAFFLGLWLIISIIRSGKL; this is encoded by the coding sequence ATGGACTTTTTCAAAATTAAAAAAACATACTACTCTGCAAAAAGGTTTCAAGAGATAGTCAATGTCTTTATAAAACATGGATTCGGTCAGATAATTGACCAGATTCATCTTGGTAGATTCATAGCTCTAAAGAAAAGAATAAAAACCTTTGGAAGATGGCCCTATTACAAAATCACTGCTCCGGAGAGATTAAGAATAGCTTTTGAAGAGTTAGGCCCAACTTTTATAAAACTTGGACAACTTCTTTCATCTCGTCCAGACCTTGTGACCATTGCCTATGCACAGGAATTTAAAAAACTTCAGGATAGAGTCGCTCCATTTGAGTCAGAAAAAATCTATGAAGTAATTGAAAAAGAGCTTGGAGTAAGTATTGAAAAAGTCTTTCACAGTATTAATCCTGAACCAATTGGCTCTGCATCTATTGCCCAGGTTCATGAAGCTGTTTTGAAAGATGGGAAAGAAGTTATTGTAAAGGTAAGACGTCCTGGAATAAAGCAACAGATTATGCTTGATCTTACAATACTTCATAATCTTGCAAAACTCATTGAAAAATACATTCCTGAAAGTAAAATTTTTGATCCTATCGGTATTGTTGAAGAATTTTCGCGGGCTATTACAAAAGAGATAGACTTTAGAAGAGAAGCATCCAATGCAATAGTTTTCAGAGAGAATTTCAAAGACAGCCCGAATGTTTATATTCCCTATGTGTTTAAAGAGTTTACTACTGAAAAAATTCTTGTTATGGAAAAAGTGAAAGGAGTCAGAATAGACGATGTAGAATCACTTAATAAAAAGGGATTTAACATTGAAAGACTCTTAAATAATTTGATAGAGATGTATTTCAAACAAATTTTTGATCACGGCTTTTTCCATGCTGATCCTCATCCTGGTAATATTCTTGTGATGGACAACTCATCTATAGCTTTAATTGATTTTGGTATAGTTCAAAGGATTGATGAGGAATTTAAGGAAATTTATGCAAATATCGCTCTGGCAATAATAAATCAGAACACTGATAAATTAATCAACGAGTATCTTAAGCTTGGCATTATTCCAGAAGAAATTGACAAGGAAAAACTCAAAAGAGAACTAAAAGAAGACCTGGAAGATCTTCTTTTCCCACTCTACACGTACAAAATCGAAGAAATCAGGATATCAGAACTAATTGAATCAATCATGAAAGTAGCTCTAAAGCATAGATTGAGATTTCTTCCTGAACTTTTATTAATTGATAAAGTTTTAATTATGCTTGAAGGATTAACAAGGGAACTCTGTCCCAAAATATCAATTATTGAATTGCTAAAGCCTTATGCAAAAAAAATTATATCAAAGAGACTACAACCTGATTTCTATCTCAAAAAAACTCTTAAAGCACTGAATGAATTTAAGGAAGCTGCTGTAAATATCCCTTTTCAGCTTAAAACTCTTCTAAGGAAAGCTGTAAAGGATGAGATAACAATCCGCATGTATCATGTGAATCTTCCCGAATTTATAAAGGATATTGATAAAGCAAGCAATAAAATCTCCTTTGCTCTTATTGTAAGTGCTATGATTCTTAGTTCTGCAATTATGCATGCAGCAGAGGTTAAACCACTTGTACATGGAATTTCAGTTTTTGGTTTAATTACAGGAATTTTTGCTTTCTTTCTTGGATTATGGCTTATCATATCAATAATCAGATCTGGAAAACTGTAG
- a CDS encoding CAP domain-containing protein produces the protein MRIYVIGFTLLLSLLILINCTGIRQYPAYYRHSAELTLEEKRELLAEHNKWRNQVGVPDLIWSTELEEIAKDWAYKLAKNYGCRMIHSSNKLGENIFWANYAVSAKYVVDYWADERFYYDYASNTCKQGRQCGHYTQLVWSETRQLGCGRALCSSGEEIWVCNYNPAGNVKGKRPY, from the coding sequence TTGCGAATATATGTTATAGGTTTTACCCTGTTACTTTCTCTATTAATTCTGATTAACTGTACAGGTATTAGGCAATACCCTGCCTATTACAGACATTCAGCAGAGCTTACTCTGGAAGAAAAGAGAGAGTTACTCGCAGAGCATAATAAATGGAGAAATCAAGTTGGAGTGCCTGATTTAATCTGGTCAACAGAACTTGAAGAAATTGCTAAGGACTGGGCATATAAGCTCGCTAAAAACTACGGATGTAGAATGATTCATAGCAGTAACAAACTGGGAGAAAATATTTTCTGGGCAAACTATGCTGTCAGTGCAAAATACGTTGTTGATTACTGGGCAGATGAAAGATTTTATTATGACTATGCATCTAATACATGTAAACAAGGCAGACAATGTGGTCACTATACACAACTGGTGTGGAGTGAAACCAGACAGTTAGGATGTGGAAGAGCGCTTTGTAGTAGCGGAGAAGAAATCTGGGTTTGTAACTATAATCCAGCAGGTAATGTTAAAGGTAAGAGACCCTATTGA